The Megalobrama amblycephala isolate DHTTF-2021 linkage group LG13, ASM1881202v1, whole genome shotgun sequence genome contains a region encoding:
- the aste1a gene encoding protein asteroid homolog 1 encodes MGVQGLKSYIESSNRNYLRSWAFRDNRLIIDGCNLFYSLYFDCNLDQMHGGDYDAFEELIIQFFKNLAACDIRPYVVLDGGTDHTDKKLDTIMKRKQQKINAAYALSIGKTGRVLPMLVNKVFRQLLHKLKVPLVQCLEEADWEIAALAKEWNCPVLSNDSDFYIFNLKAEFLPITHFQWENVSVDRRTNQKFIQVKYFTVGHFCESIKMNADLLPLFASISGNDYVKLPNIKGLEWEEYSVTGMKNTRIDGLLNWLSKFPGPEEAMSVLLKYIDTKEKAIVQEALLNGMEEYKLISGSLAQFFNSNAIPQIALTGPLQVLPKWTLEPLLEGRMSSTIIDALLHQRVFLMSQVENFELPCSSETSRPIRQVIYGLLLLREKQTADKQAISKRYVEEFGRQDLMIRHQKVEAKQTRVMEELQLDTLRKEPHDVRLQVLLDTLGVSSTMLRGIPGALQLQMLATRYWLVNAQPQPCQVHLWGLLLGMVYGKLRSTPKTERDMLFRLKRQTGRRKIYLEEEAAHLYSQWQSCLTWSLNLNCLLCLPLSEPECARLYSGTLVHEVVRELRRGIALESLLMRGSSAEQLFKQLKDAIVSLVGEDFIKKMKTGLERRDAGKTQSGYKGQNQSIDDLSSWFEHLMNEDIDDNDDDDPDWNKRNSMAIRTRHKAKARNAYNPSKKYDRRCFDL; translated from the exons ATGGGAGTCCAAGGACTGAAGAGCTACATTGAAAGTAGCAACAGAAATTATTTAAGGAGCTGGGCTTTTAGAGACAATCGACTAATAATTGATGGATGTAACTTATTTTATTCGCTGTACTTTGACTGCAATTTGGATCAGATGCATGGAGGAGACTATGATGCTTTTGAGGAGCTGATCATACAGTTCTTTAAGAACCTCGCAGCATGTGACATTCGCCCTTATGTTGTACTTGATGGCGGGACTGACCACACCGACAAAAAATTAGACACTATCATGAAACgaaaacagcagaaaataaaTGCGGCCTATGCCCTGTCTATAGGGAAGACAGGGAGAGTGCTTCCTATGCTCGTTAATAAGGTGTTCAGACAGCTACTTCATAAGCTCAAGGTACCACTGGTTCAGTGTCTTGAAGAGGCTGATTGGGAAATTGCTGCCTTGGCTAAAGAGTGGAATTGTCCAGTTTTGTCCAACGACAGTGACTTCTATATATTCAACCTCAAAGCGGAATTCCTGCCAATCACACATTTCCAGTGGGAAAACGTGAGTGTGGACAGAAGGACAAACCAAAAATTCATCCAAGTCAAATACTTTACAGTGGGACATTTCTGTGAATCTATCAAAATGAACGCTGACCTTCTCCCACTCTTCGCTTCCATCTCAGGCAACGATTATGTGAAGTTGCCAAATATCAAGGGCCTGGAATGGGAGGAGTACTCGGTAACTGGCATGAAAAATACCCGTATTGATGGGTTGCTTAACTGGTTATCCAAGTTTCCAGGGCCAGAAGAAGCTATGAGTGTTTTGCTGAAATATATTGACACCAAAGAAAAGGCCATCGTCCAAGAAGCACTTTTGAATGGAATGGAAGAGTACAAGCTCATCTCTGGTTCTCTTGCCCAGTTCTTTAACTCAAATGCGATCCCACAGATAGCTTTGACAGGTCCTCTGCAAGTTCTGCCTAAATGGACCTTGGAGCCTCTACTTGAGGGGAGGATGAGCTCCACCATCATCGATGCACTGTTACACCAAAGGGTTTTCTTGATGTCCCAGGTTGAGAATTTCGAACTCCCTTGCAGCAGTGAAACCTCTCGTCCCATACGCCAGGTGATTTACGGGTTATTGTTGTTGAGAGAAAAACAGACAGCAGATAAACAAGCCATTAGCAAGCGCTATGTTGAGGAATTCGGCAGACAAGATTTAATGATAAGACATCAGAAGGTTGAAGCCAAACAGACCAGAGTGATGGAAGAACTTCAACTGGACACATTACGGAAG GAACCACATGACGTGCGTCTTCAGGTGCTCCTTGACACTTTGGGTGTGTCGTCCACAATGTTAAGAGGGATCCCAGGTGCTCTACAGCTGCAAATGTTGGCGACACGTTACTGGCTTGTAAACGCACAACCTCAGCCGTGCCAAGTGCATCTCTGGGGGCTGCTACTGGGAATGGTCTATGGAAAGCTCAGAAGTACACCTAAAACAGAAAGAG ACATGCTGTTCAGACTCAAACGACAAACGGGTCGAAGAAAGATCTATTTGGAGGAGGAAGCAGCTCATCTTTACAGCCAATGGCAGTCGTGCCTGACGTGGAGTCTCAATCTCAATTGTTTACTGTGTCTTCCACTATCTGAACCAGAGTGTGCACG TTTGTACAGTGGAACACTGGTGCACGAGGTTGTTCGAGAGCTCAGGAGAGGCATCGCTCTGGAGTCTCTGCTGATGAGGGGCTCAAGCGCTGAACAGCTCTTCAAACAGCTGAAGGATGCAATTGTGAGCTTAGTGGGTGAAGACTTCATCAAGAAAATGAAAACTGGGCTTGAGCGCAGAGATGCTGGGAAAACACAGAGTGGCTACAAAGGCCAGAATCAGTCTATAGATGACTTGAGCAGTTGGTTTGAACATCTGATGAATGAGGATATCGATGACAATGACGATGATGATCCTGATTGGAACAAAAGGAACAGTATGGCCATCCGTACCAGACACAAGGCTAAAGCTCGCAATGCTTATAATCCCTCCAAGAAATATGACAGGAGATGCTTTGacttgtaa
- the LOC125243943 gene encoding IgGFc-binding protein-like isoform X1 produces the protein MLTILLITALFGQGQSWDSLGIKFITAFPENIAFYYPVNPVNSLNITALYADTVVTVSTSDGWKYKDTLPAGKPVTVTLPLDIEEYRFTQTHRTVRISSTDHIVVQSISQRGDSVQTNVVQPVKNLGTFYSIPSLNYSKMINTFYQSTRNFSKIYSTFRLVIINGEDLSNYVTIVKMSEKKVHTLGPYGVLQLQTDGTEIAVESYYIVAVMMTHPCVEMAECRCNMVVNQLYPNSQWDRRFIVPSILKTSNVWLHLTSSTNITASGGDLESGTLEADSSKLLSLPSLQSGSQFINTSDPASLRLVSPGFIIEPIPQSRFSACYLVVPVSSTDAKALVIAETDYRDSVYIDGDLLSSATWSTIANSEYSSALVSLNGSHVIWHPSTKIAVYVFEKGTNVYGGPAISLSAKPDPLGCALVPSKFNIIFKPQTWPESHQNCILVSDELFSPSNKAAQMEMVDILNSEGLNERLWIGLRRSLLTLEWYRQRGKNAYDMTYTQWGTGEPSVAEKGMCASVFPNSNMDFHWKSVPCCAQLKSICYTRALYFPLYFPISNDISNEKGSNSNRNAGQNEDV, from the exons ATGCTGACTATTCTTCTGATAACAGCTTTGTTTGGCCAAG GCCAGTCATGGGACAGTCTTGGAATAAAATTCATCACAGCATTCCCAGAGAACATAGCCTTCTACTATCCAGTTAATCCAGTGAATTCTCTCAATATCACCGCTCTCTATGCTGACACCGTGGTGACAGTCTCCACCTCAGACGGTTGGAAATACAAGGACACACTGCCGGCAGGAAAACCTGTAACTGTGACGCTGCCACTGGATATTGAGGAATATCGTTTCACTCAAACTCATCGGACCGTCAGAATCAGCAGCACGGACCACATCGTGGTGCAGTCGATCAGTCAGCGAGGAGATAGTGTACAAACTAATGTCGTTCAGCCTGTGAAAAATCTCGGTACGTTTTATTCCATTCCCTCGCTGAATTACAGCAAGATGATCAATACTTTCTATCAGTCGACAAGAAATTTCAGCAAGATATACAGCACCTTCAGGCTGGTTATTATCAATGGAGAAGATTTAAGTAATTATGTCACaattgtaaaaatgtctgaaaagaAGGTGCACACACTTGGTCCGTACGGCGTTCTCCAGCTCCAAACCGATGGGACAGAAATTGCAGTTGAATCTTATTATATAGTAGCTGTGATGATGACCCATCCATGTGTAGAAATGGCCGAATGCAGATGCAACATGGTGGTGAACCAGCTTTATCCCAACTCTCAGTGGGATAGAAGATTCATTGTACCCTCAATACTGAAAACAAGTAACGTTTGGCTACATCTGACGTCCTCAACCAATATCACTGCCAGTGGCGGGGATCTAGAATCGGGTACTTTGGAAGCCGATTCCTCAAAACTCCTGTCTCTCCCATCTTTGCAGTCAGGATCCCAGTTCATCAACACATCTGATCCTGCTTCCCTCAGGCTTGTCAGTCCAGGCTTCATCATTGAACCGATCCCACAATCCAGGTTCTCTGCATGCTACTTAGTAGTGCCTGTCAGCTCGACAGATGCCAAGGCCTTAGTGATTGCAGAAACGGACTACAGGGATAGTGTGTATATAGATGGTGATTTGCTTTCATCTGCTACATGGAGCACCATCGCCAATTCAGAGTACTCATCGGCTTTAGTGTCTCTTAATGGCTCGCATGTCATTTGGCATCCATCCACAAAGATCGCCGTGTACGTGTTTGAGAAGGGAACAAATGTGTATGGAGGCCCAGCTATATCTTTAAGTGCAAAACCAG ACCCTTTAGGCTGTGCATTGGTCCCTTCCAAGTTCAACATCATCTTTAAACCTCAAACCTGGCCTGAATCCCATCAAAACTGTATACTCGTAAGTGATGAGCTTTTCAGTCCGAGCAATAAAGCGGCCCAAATGGAGATGGTTGACATTCTGAATAGTGAAGGTTTAAATGAGAGGCTCTGGATCGGACTGCGCCGTAGTCTGCTCACATTAGAGTGGTATCGGCAGAGGGGTAAGAATGCATACGATATGACATACACGCAGTGGGGAACTGGGGAGCCAAGTGTTGCTGAGAAGGGCATGTGCGCTTCAGTATTCCCAAATTCAAACATGGATTTCCATTGGAAAAGTGTACCCTGCTGTGCTCAACTGAAGTCTATCTGCTACACAAGGGCTCTTTACTTTCCTCTGTATTTTCCCATCTCAAATGATATCTCAAATGAGAAAGGTAGTAATTCTAATAGAAATGCTGGACAAAATGAAGATGTATAG
- the LOC125243943 gene encoding IgGFc-binding protein-like isoform X2: MLFNLLFMSLVCQGLSVESYGKDFITAFPENIAYYHPQESSNTLQITAFYNDTTVSITINYTNVYNEKLQRGQTKTVHFPKYVEQYQFTRSLYFVRVNSTKLIVVLWISQHGDSVQSHFVQPVKNLGKLYSIPFNNYNQMMASSSNMADLLAPDSWRYSSFRLIIINAENIMNAISIQTVGTNAQGAFNFTLRPYELFQFQTNGSEIKVYSSNTVAVLLTHPCVESTGCDCNMVVNHVLPQNLWGQTFVVPSLKNLNSTWLQVTSTMKVMHRGQNIKIIASDSSDLISFPYLESGSQFISASNNVSIRLISPGLILELMPETMFAACYLLQMNSTEGEAFIIAETASRGDVHIDGDLISSTDWKTITSSNYSSVSVPISGTHVIWHPTSRIGVYMFERMESGIPYGGPAVILNEDPDRDGCMADPAQYKTTTDVMTWPESHDYCINITFQMSTPSRARAQKEMTNFLQKDAVPGYFWIGLRRSLLTLEWYWKNDDDGEYNVNYTKWAVGHPEKPRNALCASVSQDANKDFSWKSVPCCTKMRPVCNKKAKYFSDLTFDTLYDHFFIIN, encoded by the exons ATGCTGTTCAATCTTCTCTTCATGTCACTGGTTTGCCAGG GGCTGTCAGTGGAGAGCTATGGAAAAGACTTCATCACGGCATTCCCGGAGAACATTGCCTACTACCATCCACAAGAGTCCTCCAACACGCTCCAAATTACTGCTTTCTACAACGACACCACCGTCTCAATCACCATCAACTACACAAACGTATATAATGAAAAGCTACAACGTGGGCAGACTAAAACTGTACATTTTCCCAAGTATGTCGAGCAATATCAGTTCACACGCTCCCTTTATTTTGTCCGAGTCAATAGCACCAAATTGATCGTGGTGCTTTGGATCAGTCAGCACGGGGACAGCGTGCAGTCTCATTTCGTTCAACCTGTAAAGAATCTTGGAAAGCTGTATTCAATCCCCTTTAACAATTACAATCAGATGATGGCGTCCTCGTCCAATATGGCAGATCTGTTAGCTCCGGACAGCTGGAGATACAGCTCATTTAGGCTGATCATTATCAATGCTGAGAACATCATGAACGCCATCTCTATCCAAACAGTTGGCACGAATGCTCAAGGAGCCTTTAACTTTACGCTCAGACCTTACGAACTTTTCCAGTTCCAAACCAACGGTTCAGAGATTAAAGTGTACTCTAGTAACACCGTGGCTGTGCTGTTGACTCATCCATGTGTAGAAAGTACCGGGTGTGATTGTAACATGGTGGTGAACCATGTTCTCCCCCAAAATCTGTGGGGTCAGACTTTTGTTGTGCCTTCGTTGAAGAACCTGAATTCAACTTGGCTGCAAGTGACATCCACAATGAAGGTCATGCACAGAGGAcagaatattaaaattatagCCTCAGATTCTTCAGATCTAATTTCTTTCCCGTACCTTGAAAGTGGATCTCAGTTCATCAGTGCATCAAATAATGTGTCCATCAGGCTTATCAGTCCAGGCCTCATCTTAGAACTCATGCCAGAAACCATGTTTGCTGCCTGTTACCTGCTGCAGATGAACTCAACAGAAGGTGAGGCCTTTATCATAGCTGAAACAGCCAGTAGGGGTGATGTTCATATAGATGGTGATTTGATTTCATCCACTGACTGGAAAACCATTACCAGTTCAAACTACTCCTCGGTATCAGTGCCGATTAGTGGCACGCATGTCATCTGGCATCCAACCTCCAGGATCGGAGTGTACATGTTTGAGAGGATGGAGAGTGGAATTCCTTACGGAGGCCCAGCTGTGATTTTAAATGAAGATCCAg ATCGTGATGGCTGTATGGCTGATCCTGCACAATATAAAACCACTACTGATGTCATGACGTGGCCCGAATCCCATGATTACTGCATAAATATAACTTTCCAGATGAGCACACCAAGCAGAGCAAGGGCCCAAAAGGAGATGACCAACTTTCTGCAAAAAGACGCCGTTCCCGGGTACTTCTGGATCGGGCTGCGGCGCAGTCTGCTCACATTAGAGTGGTACTGGAAGAACGACGATGACGGCGAATACAATGTGAACTACACAAAGTGGGCCGTTGGGCATCCAGAGAAACCCCGGAATGCTTTGTGCGCTTCTGTGTCGCAGGATGCCAATAAGGATTTCTCCTGGAAGAGTGTGCCTTGTTGCACAAAGATGAGGCCCGTCTGCAACAAAAAGGCCAAATACTTCAGTGACCTGACCTTTGATACACTATATGAtcattttttcataattaacTAA